The Mycolicibacterium boenickei genome has a segment encoding these proteins:
- the mycP gene encoding type VII secretion-associated serine protease mycosin, with translation MNRSGRLAATLIAGLPLLAIAPAAAVVPPAVDSTLLPRPAPPAPVRPTEQRQPCYQSAAGASGAEGGPLNLDAVWPLTRGAGQKIAVIDTGVARHRLLPRLIGGGDYVSLGDGTADCDGHGTIVAGIAAGAPTAGFSGVAPDATVLAIRQSSNKFAEDGAARGVGDVGTLAMAVRTAADLGATVINISSVACMPAAAAPDDRALGAALRYAVDVRNVVVVAAAGNVGAGCTQQDGPAGQPGEPDWNGVRSVSSPAWYDDLVLAVGSVGSDGTASAFSLAGPWVDVAAPGENLVSLHPDGDQLIDTIGRDAPISGTSYATPVVAGVAALVRSRFPQLSAREVMRRIEDTARTPADGWNPYVGHGVIDALAAVSGSTSPPVSAPTAPVSVAPGVPAPTDPLPRRIAFGGAAVCVAMTVLTAVTLAANRLRRRDPDAGGHIPHD, from the coding sequence GTGAACCGGTCAGGGCGATTGGCCGCGACGCTGATCGCCGGGCTTCCGCTGCTGGCCATCGCACCTGCCGCAGCCGTCGTACCACCGGCGGTAGATTCCACCTTGCTGCCCCGGCCGGCGCCACCCGCGCCCGTCCGGCCCACCGAACAACGACAGCCCTGCTACCAATCGGCAGCCGGCGCGTCCGGCGCGGAGGGTGGCCCGCTGAATCTCGACGCGGTATGGCCGCTCACCCGGGGTGCCGGCCAGAAGATCGCAGTGATCGACACCGGGGTGGCCCGACACCGGCTCCTGCCCCGCCTGATCGGCGGGGGCGACTACGTGTCTCTCGGGGACGGCACCGCGGATTGCGACGGGCACGGCACGATCGTCGCCGGAATCGCCGCTGGTGCACCGACTGCCGGATTCAGCGGGGTTGCCCCCGATGCCACCGTCCTGGCCATCCGGCAGTCCAGCAACAAGTTCGCGGAAGATGGTGCGGCACGCGGTGTCGGCGATGTCGGCACCCTCGCCATGGCGGTGCGCACCGCGGCCGATCTCGGCGCGACGGTCATCAACATCTCGTCGGTGGCCTGCATGCCGGCCGCCGCGGCACCCGACGACCGCGCCCTCGGCGCCGCGCTGCGCTACGCGGTCGATGTGCGCAACGTCGTGGTGGTGGCCGCAGCCGGCAACGTCGGCGCGGGCTGTACCCAGCAGGACGGCCCGGCCGGACAGCCCGGCGAGCCCGACTGGAACGGTGTGCGTTCGGTGTCCAGCCCGGCCTGGTACGACGACCTGGTGCTGGCGGTGGGCTCGGTCGGGTCCGATGGCACCGCATCGGCTTTCAGCCTGGCGGGCCCGTGGGTGGATGTGGCCGCGCCCGGAGAGAACCTGGTGTCACTGCATCCCGACGGCGACCAGCTGATCGACACGATCGGGCGGGATGCCCCGATATCCGGAACCAGTTATGCCACACCGGTGGTCGCGGGCGTCGCCGCCCTCGTGCGGTCCCGGTTCCCGCAGTTGAGCGCGCGAGAAGTGATGCGCCGCATCGAAGACACCGCACGCACCCCCGCCGACGGCTGGAATCCGTATGTCGGCCACGGTGTGATCGACGCCCTGGCGGCGGTGAGCGGCAGCACCTCGCCGCCGGTATCCGCACCGACCGCCCCGGTTTCGGTAGCGCCCGGGGTGCCCGCACCGACCGATCCCCTGCCCCGTCGCATCGCCTTCGGCGGTGCCGCCGTGTGTGTCGCGATGACAGTGCTGACCGCGGTGACGCTGGCAGCCAACCGGTTACGCCGGCGCGACCCGGATGCCGGGGGCCACATCCCGCACGACTGA
- the eccB gene encoding type VII secretion protein EccB, with protein sequence MAHALVRGDARMLDDPLRAQAVAYGAGCVLAAVGVAVCAVLTLVRPGTAPGQAPILMARDTGALFVRIDDTVHPVPNLASARLIVGTPANPVVVDDRVIAKFRRGPLVGIPGAPVQIGRPLGLDESGWEICDVADPAETVLMAGPADREASELRAGQGLLVSARAVGAATYLLADGWRARVDLRDIAVVRALHLEGVPVQPVSQALLDSVPEAPALQAPVIAGVGAAGPAVLGGLTVGTVVRVVRAGPSEFYVVLADGLQRIGRVAADVIRFSVAQSDGEPPVVPADVVADIPVADSLAVARFPERVLPRGLAVVCARWDPRQAGTDTNTTVSMADSLSGATVQLAQADGAGSNIDRVRIPVGRSALIQAGGVVRGATVGGPLYLLNDLGVLFGIRDAQTAEHLGLEAGAVPAPWPMLAMLPRGPELNGDAASVVRDVAPGIRVAPA encoded by the coding sequence ATGGCACACGCGCTGGTTCGCGGCGATGCCCGGATGCTCGACGACCCATTGCGCGCGCAAGCGGTGGCGTACGGCGCCGGATGTGTCCTGGCGGCCGTCGGGGTCGCGGTGTGTGCCGTGCTCACGCTCGTGCGGCCAGGCACGGCGCCCGGCCAGGCGCCGATCCTGATGGCGCGCGACACCGGCGCCCTGTTTGTGCGCATCGACGACACAGTGCATCCGGTGCCCAACCTCGCCTCGGCCCGACTCATCGTCGGCACTCCGGCGAATCCGGTTGTGGTCGATGACCGGGTGATTGCGAAGTTCCGGCGCGGGCCGCTGGTCGGCATACCCGGGGCTCCCGTCCAGATCGGCCGGCCGCTGGGCCTTGACGAGTCGGGCTGGGAGATCTGCGATGTCGCCGATCCTGCCGAGACGGTGCTGATGGCCGGCCCGGCGGATCGTGAGGCCTCGGAGTTGCGCGCCGGCCAGGGACTGTTGGTGTCGGCACGTGCGGTTGGCGCTGCGACCTACCTGCTCGCCGACGGGTGGCGAGCCCGAGTCGACCTCCGCGACATCGCCGTGGTGCGTGCGCTACACCTGGAAGGTGTCCCGGTCCAACCGGTTTCGCAGGCGCTGTTGGATTCCGTGCCCGAGGCGCCGGCACTACAGGCCCCGGTGATCGCGGGGGTGGGCGCTGCCGGGCCGGCCGTGCTCGGTGGGCTCACCGTGGGCACCGTGGTCCGGGTGGTGCGCGCCGGCCCCTCCGAGTTCTATGTCGTTCTCGCCGACGGGCTGCAACGCATCGGCAGGGTGGCGGCCGACGTCATCCGCTTCAGCGTGGCGCAGTCCGACGGCGAACCTCCCGTCGTCCCTGCCGATGTGGTGGCCGACATACCGGTGGCCGACAGTCTGGCAGTGGCCAGATTCCCGGAGCGGGTACTGCCTCGCGGACTGGCCGTGGTGTGTGCGCGCTGGGACCCGAGACAAGCCGGCACCGATACGAATACCACTGTGTCGATGGCTGATTCATTGTCAGGTGCCACCGTTCAGCTGGCTCAGGCAGACGGTGCCGGGTCGAACATCGACCGTGTGCGCATCCCGGTCGGCCGCAGTGCCCTGATACAAGCGGGCGGCGTCGTGCGCGGGGCGACCGTCGGTGGACCGTTGTATCTGTTGAACGATCTCGGTGTGCTGTTCGGGATCCGTGACGCCCAGACCGCCGAACACCTGGGCCTGGAGGCCGGCGCCGTCCCCGCCCCATGGCCCATGTTGGCGATGCTGCCGCGCGGTCCCGAACTCAACGGTGACGCGGCCTCAGTCGTGCGGGATGTGGCCCCCGGCATCCGGGTCGCGCCGGCGTAA
- a CDS encoding CGNR zinc finger domain-containing protein translates to MLFTYDTELTLRAAMVLVNTDRVEGEQLSDQADLNAYLDDFGWTGRRDRDDAELEAVRVLRGRIGEIWAVADDEEETVRRVNALLSDTKAAPWLTRHKEMPEWHLHLASVDDPLAQRMGAEMAMALADLIRGGELRRLKICAAPDCEAVLTDLSRNRSRIFCDTGNCGNRQHVAAYRQRQRTE, encoded by the coding sequence ATGCTTTTTACCTATGACACGGAGCTCACGCTCCGGGCCGCGATGGTGTTGGTGAACACCGATCGGGTAGAAGGCGAACAACTGTCTGACCAGGCCGACCTGAACGCCTACCTGGATGACTTCGGCTGGACCGGTCGGCGGGACCGCGACGACGCCGAACTCGAGGCCGTGCGCGTGCTCCGCGGCCGCATCGGCGAGATCTGGGCGGTGGCCGACGACGAGGAGGAGACCGTCCGCCGGGTCAATGCCCTCCTGAGCGATACCAAGGCGGCGCCGTGGCTGACCCGGCACAAGGAGATGCCCGAATGGCACCTGCACCTGGCCTCGGTCGACGACCCGCTCGCGCAGCGCATGGGTGCCGAGATGGCGATGGCGCTGGCCGACCTGATCCGCGGCGGCGAACTGCGCCGTCTCAAGATCTGCGCCGCCCCGGACTGCGAGGCGGTGCTGACCGACCTGTCGCGCAACCGTTCGCGCATCTTCTGCGACACCGGAAACTGCGGTAACCGCCAGCACGTCGCGGCCTACCGGCAACGCCAGCGCACCGAATAG
- a CDS encoding EamA family transporter has translation MTAEAQLDRTTADNHFRLGLLFAVSSALAFGSSGPFAKALMESGWSPTAAVTARLAGGALMMAAFASVVRPGWIREVLGHAKTVVGYGLIPIAGAQLCYYNAVAHLSVGVALLLEYTAPILVVGWVWATTRHRPSAMTFAGVAVAIAGIVLVLDVFSGAQINLTGVTWGLAAAVCAACYFMMSNKASTDGDGLSPISLAAGGLIIGTAAVALLGVTGVMPLTFTTNPVTIAGHTTAWLVPVIALGLIPTALAYTLGIVGIARLKPRFASLVGLSEVLFAVLIAWIMLGEAMSVSQAIGGAVVLVGLAVARQGDRSEQPDPGTDTATQVELATWPDMALQETTERAID, from the coding sequence ATGACTGCCGAAGCCCAGCTCGACCGCACGACTGCCGATAACCACTTCCGGCTCGGCCTACTGTTCGCCGTCAGCTCCGCGCTCGCATTCGGCTCGTCGGGCCCCTTCGCCAAAGCCCTGATGGAATCCGGGTGGAGCCCCACCGCGGCCGTCACCGCCCGGCTCGCCGGCGGCGCGCTCATGATGGCCGCGTTCGCCAGCGTCGTCCGGCCCGGCTGGATCCGCGAGGTGCTCGGCCACGCGAAGACGGTCGTCGGGTACGGCCTGATCCCCATCGCCGGCGCACAACTCTGCTACTACAACGCCGTCGCGCACCTGTCCGTCGGCGTGGCCCTGCTGCTGGAGTACACCGCACCGATCCTGGTCGTGGGCTGGGTGTGGGCCACCACCCGGCACCGTCCCAGCGCCATGACCTTCGCCGGGGTGGCAGTCGCCATCGCAGGCATCGTCCTGGTGCTCGACGTGTTCAGCGGCGCTCAGATCAACCTCACCGGGGTCACCTGGGGCCTGGCCGCCGCGGTGTGTGCCGCCTGCTACTTCATGATGTCCAACAAGGCCAGCACCGACGGCGACGGACTCAGCCCGATCAGCCTGGCCGCCGGTGGTCTGATCATCGGCACCGCCGCCGTGGCGCTCCTCGGCGTCACCGGCGTGATGCCGCTGACCTTCACCACCAACCCCGTCACCATCGCCGGACACACCACGGCATGGCTGGTGCCGGTGATCGCGCTGGGCCTGATCCCCACCGCCCTGGCCTACACCCTCGGCATCGTCGGGATCGCCAGGCTCAAGCCGCGCTTCGCGTCACTGGTCGGACTCTCCGAGGTGCTGTTCGCGGTCTTGATCGCCTGGATCATGCTCGGCGAGGCCATGTCGGTGAGCCAGGCGATCGGCGGCGCGGTGGTGCTGGTGGGCCTGGCCGTGGCCCGGCAGGGCGACCGCAGCGAGCAGCCGGACCCGGGCACCGACACAGCCACCCAGGTGGAGCTGGCGACCTGGCCGGATATGGCCTTGCAGGAGACAACCGAACGCGCAATCGATTAG
- a CDS encoding cutinase family protein, with protein sequence MSPVSLLRKSARVAAIVSTLVSAAFPLALAAPAAAAPCSDIEVIFARGTNDAPGLGRPGQAFADGLSSRLGGRSVSTYAVNYPASYDFLAAADGANDAANRIATLASSCPSTRVVLGGYSQGAAVVDMLAGIPPLGNKVGEIGSAPPLAGELVPQVAAVAVFGNPSAKFGIPITSSVFGGKAIDLCKDGDPICSRGRNPFAHSDYVTSGMADQAANFVAGIV encoded by the coding sequence ATGTCCCCCGTGAGTCTCCTCCGGAAGTCGGCCCGGGTGGCCGCGATCGTCTCAACCCTGGTCAGCGCGGCTTTCCCGCTGGCGCTCGCCGCGCCCGCCGCGGCCGCACCGTGCTCCGACATCGAGGTAATCTTCGCCCGCGGTACCAATGACGCACCCGGATTGGGCCGGCCCGGCCAGGCCTTCGCCGACGGGCTGAGCTCACGACTCGGCGGCCGCAGCGTGTCCACCTACGCGGTGAACTACCCGGCCAGCTATGACTTCCTCGCCGCCGCCGACGGCGCCAACGACGCCGCCAATCGCATCGCCACTCTGGCCTCCTCCTGCCCGTCCACGCGGGTCGTGCTCGGTGGCTATTCGCAGGGCGCCGCGGTCGTCGACATGCTGGCCGGTATCCCGCCGCTCGGCAACAAGGTCGGCGAGATCGGATCGGCACCGCCGCTGGCGGGCGAGCTGGTGCCCCAGGTCGCCGCTGTGGCCGTGTTCGGCAACCCGTCGGCCAAGTTCGGCATTCCGATCACCTCGTCGGTGTTCGGCGGCAAAGCCATCGATCTTTGCAAGGACGGCGACCCGATCTGTTCACGTGGCCGGAACCCGTTCGCGCACAGCGATTACGTGACCTCAGGCATGGCGGATCAGGCCGCCAACTTCGTTGCGGGAATCGTCTAG
- a CDS encoding cutinase family protein — protein MAIDLVRRCTVFVAAALTAAVAVVAPVAVPTLSSGLPTASAACSDIEVVFARGTNDTPGLGRIGNAFVSSLRNKVGGRSVGAYAVNYPASFDFLAAAGGANDASGHIQWMVDNCPDTRLVLGGYSQGAAVIDVIAAVPFPAVGFNAPLPPNVPEHVAAVAVFGNPSAKLGLPLTSSPVYGSRAIDLCNPGDPVCGDGDSVPAHRAYEGPANDAANFVAGLL, from the coding sequence GTGGCCATTGATCTTGTTCGTCGCTGCACCGTGTTCGTGGCGGCAGCGCTGACCGCTGCCGTCGCCGTCGTCGCACCCGTCGCGGTGCCCACCCTGTCCTCGGGTTTGCCGACGGCATCGGCCGCCTGCTCCGACATCGAAGTCGTCTTCGCCCGCGGCACCAATGACACCCCCGGCCTCGGCCGGATCGGCAATGCGTTCGTCAGTTCGCTGCGCAACAAGGTCGGCGGCCGCTCGGTCGGCGCCTATGCGGTGAACTACCCGGCCAGCTTCGACTTCCTGGCCGCGGCCGGCGGCGCCAACGACGCGTCCGGGCACATCCAGTGGATGGTCGACAACTGCCCCGATACCCGTCTGGTGCTGGGCGGATACTCGCAGGGTGCCGCGGTGATCGACGTGATCGCCGCCGTCCCGTTCCCGGCCGTCGGCTTCAATGCGCCGCTGCCTCCGAACGTCCCCGAGCATGTCGCCGCGGTCGCCGTGTTCGGCAATCCGTCGGCCAAGCTCGGCCTGCCGCTGACCTCCAGCCCGGTGTACGGATCTCGCGCCATCGATCTGTGTAACCCTGGCGACCCGGTCTGTGGCGACGGCGACAGCGTTCCGGCGCACCGGGCCTACGAAGGTCCGGCCAACGATGCCGCCAACTTCGTCGCCGGTCTCTTGTAG
- a CDS encoding cutinase family protein — translation MAAIIATAVAVLPVISAVLPGSPAVANAALCSPVEVVFARGRTEPAGVGTLGNAFVNALRAKTNKNIGVYAVKYPADTEVDIGANDMSGHIQYMMNNCPDTRLVIGGYSLGAAVADVVLAVPFTGFGFKTPLPGGADGHIAAVALFGNGAAWVGPITRFSPVYADRTIELCHGADPICNPADPDTWKNNWPDHLAGAYIDGGMVNQAADFVAGRL, via the coding sequence GTGGCTGCCATCATCGCGACGGCTGTTGCTGTCCTGCCCGTCATCTCGGCTGTCCTACCCGGTTCTCCAGCGGTGGCCAATGCCGCCTTGTGCTCTCCGGTCGAGGTGGTGTTCGCCCGCGGCCGTACCGAACCGGCCGGCGTCGGCACCCTCGGGAACGCCTTCGTCAACGCGCTGCGCGCCAAGACGAACAAGAACATCGGCGTCTACGCCGTCAAGTACCCGGCGGACACCGAAGTCGACATCGGCGCCAACGACATGAGTGGCCACATCCAGTACATGATGAACAACTGCCCGGACACCCGGCTGGTGATCGGCGGTTATTCGCTGGGCGCGGCGGTCGCCGACGTGGTGCTGGCCGTTCCGTTCACCGGCTTCGGCTTCAAGACACCGCTCCCCGGGGGTGCCGACGGGCACATCGCCGCAGTCGCCCTGTTCGGTAACGGCGCCGCGTGGGTCGGTCCCATCACCCGCTTCAGCCCGGTCTATGCCGACCGGACCATCGAGCTGTGCCATGGCGCCGATCCCATCTGCAATCCCGCCGACCCCGACACCTGGAAGAACAACTGGCCCGATCACCTGGCCGGCGCCTACATCGACGGCGGGATGGTCAACCAGGCCGCGGATTTCGTGGCCGGTCGCCTCTGA
- a CDS encoding cutinase family protein, with protein sequence MSAALITVLSAVVVPMAVAPSMIGVAKAATCPPAEVVFARGRMEPPGPGQVGAAFVNALRTLRGPNVALYSVKYPADTQADVAANDMSRHVQWMTRNCPNTRLVLGGYSLGAVATDLILAMPIAAFTFNSPLPKGTDRHVAAVALFGNGANWAAPITLLNPAYQNRTIDLCHSDDPICNPSSPYNWRAGWQDHLAPGYIRSGMVAQAARFVSARL encoded by the coding sequence ATGTCGGCCGCACTGATCACCGTCCTGTCAGCCGTTGTGGTACCGATGGCGGTGGCGCCCAGCATGATTGGCGTCGCGAAGGCCGCCACGTGCCCGCCTGCGGAGGTGGTGTTCGCCCGCGGCCGCATGGAGCCCCCAGGTCCCGGGCAAGTCGGTGCCGCGTTCGTCAACGCATTGCGCACGCTGCGCGGCCCGAACGTCGCCCTGTATTCGGTGAAATACCCGGCCGACACCCAGGCCGACGTGGCCGCCAACGACATGAGCCGCCACGTGCAGTGGATGACCCGCAACTGTCCGAACACCCGCCTCGTGCTGGGCGGCTACTCACTGGGTGCCGTCGCCACCGACCTCATCCTGGCGATGCCCATCGCCGCGTTCACCTTCAACAGTCCACTACCAAAGGGCACCGACCGGCACGTCGCGGCGGTGGCGCTGTTCGGCAACGGCGCCAACTGGGCCGCACCGATCACGCTGTTGAACCCGGCCTACCAGAATCGCACCATCGACCTGTGCCACTCGGACGATCCGATCTGCAACCCGAGTAGCCCGTACAACTGGCGGGCCGGGTGGCAGGATCACCTGGCGCCCGGATACATCCGGTCGGGAATGGTGGCCCAGGCGGCCAGATTCGTCTCGGCGCGGCTCTGA
- the truA gene encoding tRNA pseudouridine(38-40) synthase TruA, with amino-acid sequence MNMPATDSGGGHVSFVRLRLDVAYDGTDFAGWAVQAGQRTVAGVIDEALSTVFRTPIVTRTAGRTDTGVHATGQVAHVDVPTDALPHVYPRTTRPGDAEFTPLVRRLARLLPTDVRIRDIVRAPAGFDARFSALRRHYTYRLSVAPYGVEPAEARFVTPWSKPLDLDAMTAASRELLGLNDFAAFCRHRPGATTIRDLQRLEWVRDGFYVTAYVTADAFCWNMVRSLVGAMLAVGEGRRSPEWTAGLLSETSRSSDFAAAPARGLTLVQVDYPADDQLEARNLITRDVRTAD; translated from the coding sequence ATGAACATGCCCGCCACCGATTCCGGTGGCGGGCATGTCTCGTTTGTCCGCCTGCGGCTCGACGTTGCCTACGACGGCACCGATTTCGCCGGCTGGGCGGTGCAGGCGGGGCAGCGCACGGTCGCCGGGGTGATCGACGAGGCGCTCTCGACGGTGTTCCGTACGCCGATTGTGACCCGCACCGCGGGCCGCACCGACACCGGCGTACATGCGACCGGTCAGGTCGCGCACGTCGATGTCCCCACCGACGCGCTGCCGCATGTGTATCCGCGGACCACCCGCCCGGGCGATGCCGAGTTCACGCCGCTGGTGCGGCGATTGGCGCGGCTGCTGCCGACCGACGTCCGGATCCGTGACATCGTCCGGGCGCCTGCGGGTTTCGATGCCAGGTTCTCGGCACTACGTCGGCACTACACCTACCGGCTGAGTGTGGCCCCCTACGGGGTCGAGCCCGCCGAAGCCCGGTTCGTCACACCGTGGTCCAAACCTCTGGACCTCGACGCGATGACAGCTGCATCGCGGGAACTGTTGGGGCTCAATGATTTCGCGGCTTTCTGCCGTCACCGCCCCGGAGCCACGACGATCCGCGACCTGCAGCGGTTGGAGTGGGTGCGCGACGGCTTCTACGTGACGGCATATGTCACCGCGGATGCCTTCTGCTGGAACATGGTTCGCTCGCTGGTCGGCGCGATGCTGGCGGTGGGGGAGGGCAGGCGCTCACCTGAGTGGACCGCCGGACTGCTGAGTGAGACAAGCAGGTCCAGTGACTTCGCCGCCGCCCCGGCCCGGGGGCTCACTCTCGTGCAGGTCGACTACCCCGCCGATGATCAGCTCGAGGCCCGCAACCTGATCACCCGAGACGTGCGGACGGCCGACTAG
- the rplQ gene encoding 50S ribosomal protein L17: MPKPTKGARLGGSSSHQKAILANLATSLFEHGRIKTTEPKARALRPYAEKLITHAKKGELHNRREVMKKIRDKDVVHVLFAEIGPFFADREGGYTRIIKVENRKGDNAPMAVIELVREKTVTSEADRARRAAAAQAKAAEAEAPKAEEAEETPVAEVEAEDAAIADAETAEAAAEDDAAKS, from the coding sequence ATGCCCAAGCCCACCAAGGGTGCTCGCCTCGGCGGGTCGTCCTCACACCAGAAGGCGATCCTGGCCAACCTGGCCACGTCGTTGTTCGAGCACGGTCGCATCAAGACGACCGAGCCGAAGGCCCGGGCGTTGCGTCCGTACGCCGAGAAGCTGATCACCCACGCCAAGAAGGGTGAGCTGCACAACCGGCGCGAGGTGATGAAGAAGATCCGCGACAAGGACGTCGTGCACGTCCTGTTCGCCGAGATCGGCCCCTTCTTCGCCGATCGCGAGGGTGGCTACACCCGCATCATCAAGGTCGAGAACCGTAAGGGCGACAACGCTCCCATGGCGGTCATCGAGCTGGTGCGGGAGAAGACGGTGACCTCCGAGGCGGACCGCGCACGTCGCGCTGCCGCCGCGCAGGCCAAGGCCGCCGAGGCCGAGGCTCCCAAGGCCGAAGAGGCCGAGGAGACCCCGGTCGCCGAGGTCGAGGCCGAGGACGCCGCCATCGCCGACGCCGAGACAGCTGAGGCTGCGGCTGAGGATGACGCTGCCAAGTCGTAG